AAACAATACCGCCAGTAAATATAAAATAAAAGAAGACTGAGGTGGATAATTGGATTTAAACGCTCTCATTGACTCTATCCAGAATTTTGAAGGGATTAAAAGAAAAAATACCATAAGAAATATTACCAGTATTTTGGATGATACCTATAACATTGCGGGAAATACTTTCTTAAGTTTTGGTGATGATGCATCTGCAATAGACATTGGAGATGAAAAATTAGTTCTTCTTGCAGCCGATGGTATATGGGGGAAGCTCATGGAAGCTGATCCTTACTGGGCAGGGTACTGTTCTGTCCTTGTAAACGTTAATGACATAGCAGCGATGGGAGGTAAGCCCATTGGCATGGTAAATGTCTTATCTACACAGAACGATGAAATACGCCGCGAAATTATGAATGGAATAAAAGATGGGGTGAAAAAATTCGGAGTACCTATGGTGGGGGGTCACCATCATCCAGACACACCTTACAATGCCCTGGATGTTTCTATTACTGGAATTGTAGATAAAAATGATATTATTACAAGCTGCGGAGCACAAATTGGGGATAAAATCATTGTAGCCATTGATATTAACGGTGAAATACACCCAAAATTTGATTTAAACTGGGATACAACAACAATGAAAAGTAATGAGCTTGTACAGGCTCAAATCGAGGTAATGAATAGGATAGGGCATCTGAAGCTCGTTACTGCAGGACGGGATATAAGCAACCCTGGAACGCTTGGTACTCTTGGAATGCTTCTTGAAACATCCAGAAAAGGTGCAGTTGTTGAAGTTGGAAAAATACCTCGAAACAAAAGCATTGGATGGGACCAGTGGCTGAAACTCTATCCAGGAGCAGGATTTGTTTT
This window of the Methanobacterium sp. genome carries:
- a CDS encoding methanogenesis marker 2 protein, whose product is MDLNALIDSIQNFEGIKRKNTIRNITSILDDTYNIAGNTFLSFGDDASAIDIGDEKLVLLAADGIWGKLMEADPYWAGYCSVLVNVNDIAAMGGKPIGMVNVLSTQNDEIRREIMNGIKDGVKKFGVPMVGGHHHPDTPYNALDVSITGIVDKNDIITSCGAQIGDKIIVAIDINGEIHPKFDLNWDTTTMKSNELVQAQIEVMNRIGHLKLVTAGRDISNPGTLGTLGMLLETSRKGAVVEVGKIPRNKSIGWDQWLKLYPGAGFVLTSPEDKVQRCVKLLEEVNISSSVCGEIIEEEKMYLTHKGQKELLFDFKKDIIAGIKERISSMM